ATATTAGGCTTCCACGGAGCTCAAGTTATCTTTATTTATAATTGCACTTTGAGTTAAATAAAGCAGGATTACTCTCACATTCGCTATCTGCAATGCTAGTCACGTGGAGGGCACAGCGGCTCTTGATGCTGGCAATGTGCGGAGCATTGGCGCTCTGACGCGAGTCATGTCCCAGTTTGCACACGttcatctccgagatgtctgttcaagagcatttcatctggaaagcatctctTTCCAGTTAACATCTgctgaacatcttaaaaagatcagatttacaaacattctaaatcataaacatctcaaagacatctgctgaatgtcttattgacatccgtgAGGAAACGTCCAATGGAcgcattgcagatgagcaaacaacctaaaaaatacgtcttccagatgtaaacacatcaaatagaagtttgggtgatgtacgtgtgctatcaagCCTCTTTAACATCTTTAAATTAATATGCATATGAGGCTTCCACAGAGTCCAAGTTATCTTAATAGAAATATATTCATAAACACACATTTAGGAGTGAAATACAGCAGAATTACTCTCAAATTCGCATCTCACCCCGCTGATGCTGTCCACACTCGGCTGGCTGTTCACTCTCTGATGAGTGTGTGAGAATGGAAAGGTTTCAGACCGGGACATTTTGCCTTTCAAATTCTGTCCCTCCTCAGTCGGACAGTCTGTGATGTGCTTCATGAATTCTGGAGCTGTGAATCTGCGCAGCAATCTGGTTCCAAGTCCGGCGAGTCCGGTGGGATGAGGTTTGATTCTCTCAGGTTCAAGTTCTTCTCGATTGAAGAGAAGTTTGTTCTGTCTGCCAGCTTTGGGAATACTACCACACTCTTTTCTACCCTTACTCTCACCAATCTGTGATTTCTCAAATCCTCCAAGGTGTTTTGATTTCACAGCGTCATTTATCTTTGTGTTGTCATGGCAGTAGAACTTTGCCACAAGAGGTTTCTCGTCCTGAAGCGATGCTCTTTTGAATTTAGTGGCAGACCTGTTGAATTCATGAACGTCACCTTGATAGGACTGCTTCCGGCAGATTCTGAGGTCCGCGTTAAAGGATTTGGCTTTTCCCCAGAGAGGAGCACCTTCATTCTCATGTTTGAGCTGTTCTGGATTGAAATCCATTTTTCTGGTGGTGCCCACTTCTTTCAGAATAGAGTTTTGAATCTGTCTTGAAGCAAACAAGAAATCTGGTCCATCTTCAGCTGGCCGTCTCTCCTCCAATCTGTTCAGAGTTTGGCAGTGGTTAATTTCCGCTCCGTCAGGGGACGGCGGTTCACGTCTGTAGCGAATTCGCAGGCTGTTGCCTTCTCCCACATGTAGCTGTCTCTGAAACAAGGTTGGGAAAAATTCTTCGCTTTTGCCTTGTATTTGTTTGGAGAAGCGCTCTAGAACTTGTTTGGGAAGCCGATTGGGCCACCTGAGATCATCTGCGGGTTCTCCAGTGCTGTTAGTCAGACTTACCGCCTTCTTTCCACAACCATTAAGGGCTTGAACACACTGGTAGTGTCCAAAGAAGTCAGCTACTTGCATGGCGGAATGGCCTGCGTGGTTGGTGCGCTCTATCCACAGCCCGAGCTTCTTGAACGCCCTGACCAGGAACTCAAGGACTCGACTGTGTCCTCCGCAGGCGGCGTACATGAGTGCGCTGTTTCCCCAAGTGTCCGTGATTTCAGGATCGGCGTTGAACTGCACAAGGAGCTTTACGGCATCCAAGTGGCCTTGTTCACAAGCGAGACTCAAGGCCGTGCGGCCGTGGTCATCTTGAATATTCACATCCGCACCTTTTTTCAGCAACAAATGGGTGAACTTTGATCTGGTAGCGTTATCCTGAAGGCACACGGCATGCATGAGTAGCGTTCGACTGTTTTCAGCTCTTGAGTTGATGATGCGTCCATCCAAAGCATCCAGGACGAAGCGAGCAAGGTGAACTTTGCCACTCTGCATGGCCTCCAAGAAAGTTTTTGTGCCAGAGCCTTGACACAAATCCTTTGGTCTTAGCATCATGACTGAAATCTTCTTAAAAAGTCAAAGACCGGATAATTTGGACTTGAATGAGTGAATTAGTCCGTAgtcgttgttgttgttattgGCAGGCAGCTCAAGATTTTGAGTGTCGACTAAGAAACTAAGAGTCTCGTCTGTGTTTTTatacctcactctctctctctctctctctctctctctccacccttcTCTGTGTTGCTATGGAAACAGCCATCTGAGAGCAGCAATGCTGCTGTGGTGTCCATTCACAATTCCCTGTTTTCTCAgtcaggaggagagagagagacactaatTCGATGAAAAGAATTACTCAGTGGTAAAAACACAGGTCTGTCTTTTTCTGTCTGAAAGATACAAAAGGATCGTCACTTACCGTTGCCCGAGCAACACAGTTTCTATACTCTGTATTAATGGGCTTCTATCtatctgaaaaaaaatatatatatatatctgaaagTCCATTTTCAGAACACAGAGCACTCTGTACAAGGTTTTACAGGTCAAGAAGTCATATGACCATTTAAACACCTGAGTCATGGTGAGAGTTTGTTAGCATGCGGGTTACTACAGATTTTATATTCTGACTCAGTCCAGGatgctttaattttttaaaatttttttattacgaAAGACATCAGTCATTCtgctttaatgaaacaaatgCTCTCCTTAACAACACCTGGTCCAAATCTAATTTACAAGAGATGCAGAATTTACTTgcacaacacaactgaataatttcctttcccagatagcacatgtacatctctgaaatgtctgttttagatcttttcatctggaaaccatcgcattacaaacattctaaatcataaacatctcaaagacatctgctgaatgtcttattaacATCCAAGACATATTTATTAACATACGTCTtacagacatattgcagatgagcaaacgattatttttttccccctcatctGCAATATGACTACAAGATGTTTCCTTTcaaatgtcaataagacattcagcagatctctttgagatgtttatgatttaaaatgtttgtaaatctgatgttttagcagatgttaattagaacgagatgctttccagatgaaacactcttaaacagaTGTCTGGGAGACGTACGTGTGCtttccaacccagtctcatgacaagtcgtcaTTATAGTACAAGATGGCTCGCACTGTACAAAAACgtaactttttactttttctcCCATTGAGAAAATAAACTAACAATGTGTTTTACGATTTCTCCTAAGCTTGACCACTAAcgaaaacctaaacctaaccataagtgtAACTCCTTAaccaaaccctaaatctaaccatagtTTTAATAGGAAAACAACTTATGTACCACAAAAGATCGCTTTTCTTAACAACGGTTAAGTGttctttagtttttgttttttttcctccaaagttgaaccccaaacctaaaccataACCTATAAAGTCTTGcttcttacccaaaccctaaacgtAACAGGAAAAttacttttgtgtaccacggaagaaaaaacccatcagggtttggaacgagatgagggaAGCGTATTAAAGGTTATTGACATGCATAAGAcatttgcataaaataaatatgcaaacaGTAACCAAAGTTGTTCACAGgcgttttctttcttaaaataaagaaagtggggcctgggtatctcagcgagtattgacgctgactaccatccctagagtcacgagtttgaatccagggtgtgctgagtgactccagccaggtctcctaagaaaccaaattagcccggttgctagggatggtagagtcacatgggttaacctacttgtggtcacgattagggtttctcactctcaatggtgtgcatggattgcagagagtagcatgagcctccacatgctgtgagtctccacggtatcatgcacaacgagacacgtgataagatgcgtggactgatggtctcagccacccagattgaggtgagtaaccatgccaccattaggacctagtaagcagtgggaattgggaatGCCaatttggggaaaaaaggggataaaaaataataaaataaaaataaagtgttggataggagactCGCAAAAATCTGAAGCCTGTAATTAATTGatctgaaattctgtttgttgattgattgGTCTCTATGAAAATAAAAGCTGTACCTTTTTAAGTAAGAGTGTTAAACTTCAGTGTTTAACTTGTCATGACAGACATGAACGATACTTCAAAACTTCAGATCATCATTCTAAGCGGATGGTAAAACAATCTAGCCGTCAGAAGACACAACCTGAAAATTCAGGCAACAAAAAGTGGAGACCCTCGTTCACTCCTGTATTACATGAATCTCAGGAGACTTTGATCCTCTAAACCAGATGCACGTCTATGGCTGCAGGCTATTGTATTTCCCATAACTAGGATaacctgtgtcttgtttggaTGTTGATTATATCTTCATAATGACACATGTGGTGAGTTTGGAGCTCTGTTTCTCAGAAGCACTGCTGGGCAAttcaatttatgataaaaataatcTGCACTTTAATATCCCTTGGAAAGGAACCTGTTGCTCTTGAAATGTGCGGTGAATGAAGCCAGGCTTTGACATATAGAGATTATTGGTATAATTATATGAAGAGGAGTTATATCAGTTCTTGTTACTGAGGGAGAAGAATCAGAGGGAAAAAAGATGTCAACAAGGCTAGTCATAAAAACGTCAACTGTCAGCTAGTGTTTAGTATATTTCTAGCGCACTGAAACAGGACAATCTAACCTGAGGAGACGTttgtcctcatgttgttccaaactctttACACTGGTAAACCTGGCACAACACATCTTCACAAAAATGGTTTAATTTGCTATCTGAACCTTCATCCtccaaatataaatgtattaaaggtgcagtagTTCTAATAACAAATACTACCAGatactaaaataataaatagatGAACAAAGGTCAAACAGTTATCtaaatcatttattaattttgtttttatgcttCACCATCATTTTAATAAACACTAGTGTAATTCTTAAATATGTGTAGCATATTCATAAGG
This Myxocyprinus asiaticus isolate MX2 ecotype Aquarium Trade chromosome 20, UBuf_Myxa_2, whole genome shotgun sequence DNA region includes the following protein-coding sequences:
- the LOC127410712 gene encoding uncharacterized protein LOC127410712, producing the protein MMLRPKDLCQGSGTKTFLEAMQSGKVHLARFVLDALDGRIINSRAENSRTLLMHAVCLQDNATRSKFTHLLLKKGADVNIQDDHGRTALSLACEQGHLDAVKLLVQFNADPEITDTWGNSALMYAACGGHSRVLEFLVRAFKKLGLWIERTNHAGHSAMQVADFFGHYQCVQALNGCGKKAVSLTNSTGEPADDLRWPNRLPKQVLERFSKQIQGKSEEFFPTLFQRQLHVGEGNSLRIRYRREPPSPDGAEINHCQTLNRLEERRPAEDGPDFLFASRQIQNSILKEVGTTRKMDFNPEQLKHENEGAPLWGKAKSFNADLRICRKQSYQGDVHEFNRSATKFKRASLQDEKPLVAKFYCHDNTKINDAVKSKHLGGFEKSQIGESKGRKECGSIPKAGRQNKLLFNREELEPERIKPHPTGLAGLGTRLLRRFTAPEFMKHITDCPTEEGQNLKGKMSRSETFPFSHTHQRVNSQPSVDSISGVRCEFESNSAVFHS